The following proteins come from a genomic window of Melospiza melodia melodia isolate bMelMel2 unplaced genomic scaffold, bMelMel2.pri scaffold_32, whole genome shotgun sequence:
- the LOC134434099 gene encoding olfactory receptor 14J1-like, with amino-acid sequence LTIMCYDRYVSICKPLHYETLLGSRACAHMAAAAWASALLYTLLNTANTFSLPLCHGNALGQFFCEIPQIVKLSCSHSTFRKIWNSLLGVCLSFGCFVFMVFSYVQIIRAVLRIPSEQGQHKAFSTCLPHLAVVSLFISTAIFAYLKPPSMSSPSLDLALSVLYSVVPPALNPLIYSLRNQELKAAVWTRMIGKFQKH; translated from the coding sequence ctgaccatcatgtgctacgaccgctacgtgtccatctgcaaacccctgcactatgagaccctcttgggcagcagagcttgtgcccacatggcagcagctgcctgggccagtgccttgctCTATACTTTGTtgaacacagccaatacattttccctgcccctgtgccatggcaatgccctgggccaattcttctgtgaaatcccacagatcgtcaagctctcctgctcacactccaccttcagaaaaatttggaattcattgcttggtgtctgtttaagttttggttgttttgtgttcatggttttctcctatgtgcagatcatcagggctgtgctgaggatcccctctgagcagggacagcacaaagccttttccacctgcctccctcacctggctgtggtctccctgttcatcagcactgccatttttgcctacctgaagcccccttccatgtcctccccatccctggatctggccctttcagttctctattcagtggtgcctccagccttgaaccccctcatctacagcctgaggaaccaggagctcaaggctgcagtgtggacacggATGATTGGAaaatttcagaagcattaa